The following is a genomic window from Oncorhynchus gorbuscha isolate QuinsamMale2020 ecotype Even-year unplaced genomic scaffold, OgorEven_v1.0 Un_scaffold_1008, whole genome shotgun sequence.
CTGTAAAGTAGACATTCactgacataataataatatcacccagaaccaacaacaacaacatcaggtGTTTGTTTACCTTAGTCAGAGTGTGACAGCGTTCTAGTGCAGCGCCCCCCTCAGGCCGAAGAAGGGCCCTCGCCACTCCAGGTGGTACCCATTCCCAGGCTCCTCCCCTTCCTGCGCCCAGCCCAGTGAGCGCGCccgcctcttcctcttctcccccccatccctcctctccccctccctcctctccccctccctcctcttcccattCCTCCCTTTCTTTTTCTTCCCTTCCTTGGCCCTCCGCGCCCCGTCTTTGTCTTTGTATGTTTGGGACTTGTTGGTCTCCTGCGGCAGGTtggttccctcctcctccatatgGAAGTTAATGGGAAGGTTTTTGGTGCCCCTGGAGGTTTGGGGTGGGGGTGCAGGGTACCCCCAGTAGTGCCCAATCCCAGGCTGACCCCTACCCCGGCACCCGgtagtcccagccccagtccgcTGCTGACCACCGGGCGGGCGGGCAGCTCCCTGATCTCAGCCGTATGGACCTCCTCCAGCAGCTCTTGGAGCCACATGCGACGCTTGAAATCCTGCAGCGTCCGGCCCTTATCGTGCATCAGCTGGGCGTGGGTCACCGAGCGCttcctaggagaggagaggataggagaggagaggagagagagagagagagagagagagagagagagagagagagagagagagagagagagagagagagagagagagagagagagagagagagagagagagagaacaggaggaggacgGTTAGAATTGGGACATTGAACTTAGATCACAGAAGGTTGAGAAACACAGACATTCGCCTTTAGTTTTTCCGTTTAGTTTTCCCACACGTGTGCTCTCAGGTTTCCAATAGATGTCTCTGACCATGAGAACGACACTGTAAAGAGGCTACAGAGAAACTGTTCCCTGTAACAGCATGTTAGTAGCCTGGAACTACAACTAAAACCTTCTGTGAAATGTGTAATCACTATGACTGATACACTAGCCAGAGAAATATCTCGACGTTGGCATTGGCTCTCATTCAGTCAGTCCACAGTGTTCTTGTCATGCTGAATGTCACAGCCTGTCTGTACTAAAGACCCCCACCACAACTAGAAATATCAACTGCAATTTGACATGATGGTGTCGTTGCCTTCATCTCTAAAACATTGTATTTCTTTATAAGTCTTAAAAGTTGTCCGGTCCTCTCATTACCTCAAACAACTGACAGTCAGAAACCTCTCGGCTCTACTCCGGTGTACAGTTGGATAGCAACAGGGGCACTCTCCAAACGTCTTGAAACCATTACACATTTCAACACTCTGATCTTTCACAGGCCAAAGTAAAGTATAACTTTGCTGTTGTTTCAAAAACGTTTACGCTTTGAGTCAGACCGAG
Proteins encoded in this region:
- the LOC124020964 gene encoding LOW QUALITY PROTEIN: parathyroid hormone-related protein-like (The sequence of the model RefSeq protein was modified relative to this genomic sequence to represent the inferred CDS: inserted 1 base in 1 codon), producing MLWSRRIVQQWCFSVFLLCSPVPHYGRPIDGLANRMKRSVTHAQLMHDKGRTLQDFKRRMWLQELLEEVHTAEIRELPARPVVSSGLGLGLPGAGVGVSLGLGTTGGTLHPHPKPPXGTKNLPINFHMEEEGTNLPQETNKSQTYKDKDGARRAKEGKKKKGRNGKRREGERREGERRDGGEKRKRRARSLGWAQEGEEPGNGYHLEWRGPFFGLRGALH